Proteins found in one Lutimonas zeaxanthinifaciens genomic segment:
- the gmd gene encoding GDP-mannose 4,6-dehydratase, whose product MNAEKKKVAFVTGVTGQDGAYLSEFLLHKGYIVHGLKRRSSSFNTDRIDHLYQDPHIENRNFVLHYGDMTDSTNLIRIIQEVQPDEIYNLAAMSHVHVSFEMPEYTANADGIGTLRLLEAIRILKMEKKVRIYQASTSELFGKVQEVPQSETTPFYPRSPYGVAKMYAYWITVNYREAYGIYACNGILFNHESPIRGETFVTRKITRAAARIALGLQDKLYLGNLNAQRDWGHAKDYVRMMWMILQADQAEDWVIATGKTTSVRDMVRMSFKELGIELDFVGEDAEEKAYVKACSHPDHQLELGKEVLSVDPTYYRPTEVDLLIGDTTKARTQLGWVPEYDLEALVKEMVASDLDLMKKDQYLNQNGYQTLNYYE is encoded by the coding sequence ATGAACGCAGAGAAAAAGAAAGTTGCCTTTGTTACAGGTGTCACGGGTCAGGATGGTGCTTATTTAAGTGAATTCCTGCTCCATAAAGGCTATATCGTACACGGATTAAAAAGAAGATCATCTTCGTTTAATACCGATCGTATCGATCATTTGTATCAGGACCCGCATATAGAGAACAGAAATTTTGTTCTGCACTATGGTGATATGACTGACAGTACCAACCTGATCCGAATCATACAAGAAGTACAACCCGATGAGATCTATAACCTGGCAGCCATGAGTCATGTTCATGTATCCTTTGAGATGCCCGAGTATACGGCCAATGCTGATGGTATAGGAACCTTAAGATTGCTTGAGGCTATTCGAATTCTAAAAATGGAGAAGAAGGTTCGTATCTATCAGGCGTCAACTTCTGAACTTTTTGGAAAGGTGCAGGAAGTACCCCAATCAGAGACCACACCATTTTATCCCAGATCTCCTTATGGTGTGGCCAAAATGTATGCCTACTGGATCACGGTTAACTACAGAGAAGCTTATGGTATATATGCCTGTAACGGAATTTTATTTAATCACGAATCACCTATTAGGGGAGAAACTTTTGTAACCAGAAAAATCACAAGAGCCGCTGCGAGGATTGCGCTCGGTTTACAGGACAAATTATACCTGGGTAATTTGAATGCCCAACGCGACTGGGGCCATGCCAAAGATTATGTACGCATGATGTGGATGATCTTGCAGGCAGATCAGGCAGAAGACTGGGTGATCGCTACCGGAAAAACCACTTCGGTGCGTGATATGGTGCGCATGAGTTTTAAGGAGTTAGGTATTGAACTTGATTTTGTGGGTGAAGATGCCGAAGAAAAGGCTTATGTGAAGGCTTGTTCTCATCCTGATCATCAATTGGAGCTCGGTAAAGAAGTATTATCTGTGGATCCAACTTATTATCGACCAACCGAGGTTGACCTGCTTATCGGAGATACCACCAAGGCAAGAACCCAACTGGGCTGGGTGCCAGAATATGATCTGGAAGCCCTGGTCAAAGAGATGGTTGCCAGTGATCTGGACCTGATGAAAAAAGACCAGTACTTAAACCAAAATGGGTATCAAACCCTAAATTATTACGAGTAG
- a CDS encoding LuxR C-terminal-related transcriptional regulator: MKGFLDMIHTLLENDISLEQELTGFEEQKVSRNECLYIVDFNKNELIHKKGFENLLGYSDEEMNAALLFEGYHPQDKEIITKVIQEAILYTLKHSSEGDQNSLYLKYRRRRKDGTYITVLSQSFIYDLDKNGKRLKSITRLTDVSFTSENDGVSFSFQAKNLDQESFQWKIHEAYLDLFTSRELEVMNEMFKGITNREIGENLFISEHTVATHRKNIYKKSSCSSVNELYIYCEPKGILNQIKNNQKEKDKISELLNKSMKYTP; encoded by the coding sequence ATGAAAGGATTTTTAGACATGATTCATACCTTATTGGAAAATGATATTTCCTTAGAACAGGAGCTCACAGGATTTGAGGAGCAAAAGGTTTCAAGAAATGAATGTTTATACATTGTGGATTTTAATAAAAATGAGCTTATCCACAAGAAAGGGTTTGAAAATCTATTAGGATATTCGGATGAAGAGATGAATGCAGCCTTGCTCTTTGAAGGGTACCATCCACAGGATAAAGAAATCATAACAAAGGTTATTCAAGAGGCAATTCTTTATACCCTCAAGCATTCAAGTGAAGGTGATCAGAACTCGTTATACCTTAAGTATCGAAGACGCCGAAAGGACGGGACCTATATTACTGTTTTGAGTCAGTCGTTTATCTATGATCTGGATAAAAATGGTAAAAGATTGAAATCAATTACCCGTCTGACCGATGTTAGTTTTACCAGTGAGAATGATGGGGTCAGTTTTTCCTTTCAGGCCAAGAATCTTGATCAGGAATCCTTTCAATGGAAAATTCATGAAGCTTACCTGGACCTCTTTACCTCAAGAGAGCTGGAAGTGATGAACGAAATGTTTAAAGGGATCACCAACCGCGAAATTGGAGAGAATCTGTTTATCAGCGAACATACCGTGGCCACGCACAGAAAGAATATCTATAAAAAATCTTCGTGTAGCAGCGTTAATGAACTCTATATCTATTGCGAGCCAAAAGGGATCCTGAATCAGATCAAGAATAATCAAAAGGAGAAAGATAAAATTTCGGAACTCCTTAATAAAAGTATGAAATATACCCCGTGA
- a CDS encoding MFS transporter encodes MKIKGLRWWIITLIFIATVINYIDRTAFALLWPEMGKDLGMGKTDYAIMLNVFMACYAVGKFASGKLYDKIGTRLGFTVSIIIWSLASAFHAFARGIISLSIVRGLLGIGEAGNWPGAVKSNGEWFPIKERAVAQGIFNAGASIGNVIAPFVIVFLYSLFGWKTTYIILGLVGMLWVIPWLFLNKSTPEKHPWVTQEERDLIVADRIEGELEESSKKDKGLSLRKILSYRESWGVLSCRFFIEPIWWFFAGWMPIYLNDKFGLSIEEIAATMWISYLMAAAGSILGGMFTERLMKSRSVDFSRKATIALGGLFILLAFVGIITIVRENNFMTFIYLAGLALFGFQFAIGNIQTISSDLFKGSSVGTLAGLAGTVAAVSPMIMNWFVGQITSNSYTPAFIAICLSVALGVVSIFFFIRKIGPVRESVE; translated from the coding sequence ATGAAAATAAAAGGATTAAGATGGTGGATAATCACCTTGATATTTATAGCAACTGTTATAAACTATATTGACAGAACAGCCTTTGCATTATTGTGGCCTGAGATGGGTAAAGATCTTGGAATGGGAAAGACGGATTATGCGATAATGTTGAATGTATTCATGGCCTGTTATGCCGTTGGTAAATTTGCCTCAGGAAAACTTTACGATAAAATAGGAACCCGATTAGGATTTACTGTTTCCATTATTATATGGTCATTGGCGTCAGCTTTTCATGCCTTTGCCAGAGGTATAATATCGCTGTCGATTGTGAGAGGATTATTGGGTATAGGAGAAGCGGGAAACTGGCCAGGAGCAGTTAAAAGTAATGGAGAATGGTTTCCAATTAAAGAAAGAGCAGTTGCTCAAGGTATTTTTAATGCCGGGGCTTCTATCGGTAATGTAATCGCTCCCTTTGTTATTGTTTTTTTGTACTCTCTTTTTGGATGGAAAACTACCTATATCATTTTAGGGCTGGTTGGAATGCTTTGGGTAATACCTTGGTTATTTTTAAATAAATCAACACCTGAAAAGCATCCCTGGGTGACGCAGGAGGAGAGAGATTTAATCGTGGCTGACAGAATTGAAGGAGAATTAGAAGAATCATCTAAAAAAGACAAAGGATTAAGTTTAAGGAAGATCCTGAGCTACAGAGAATCTTGGGGAGTTTTGTCCTGTCGGTTTTTTATAGAACCAATCTGGTGGTTTTTTGCTGGATGGATGCCCATATATCTCAATGATAAGTTTGGATTAAGTATTGAAGAAATTGCCGCTACCATGTGGATTTCATACCTAATGGCTGCTGCCGGAAGTATTTTGGGAGGAATGTTCACGGAAAGACTTATGAAATCTCGCTCTGTTGATTTTTCAAGAAAAGCGACAATCGCATTGGGAGGCCTGTTCATTTTGCTTGCTTTTGTAGGTATCATTACCATAGTCAGAGAGAATAATTTTATGACATTTATTTATCTGGCTGGTCTGGCATTATTTGGATTTCAGTTTGCAATTGGAAATATTCAGACGATTTCCAGTGATCTATTTAAAGGTTCTTCGGTAGGTACCTTAGCAGGATTGGCCGGTACAGTTGCTGCAGTATCTCCGATGATCATGAACTGGTTTGTTGGTCAAATCACCTCAAATTCCTATACACCGGCCTTTATAGCAATTTGTTTATCAGTTGCTTTAGGAGTTGTGTCCATATTTTTCTTTATTAGAAAAATTGGACCAGTTCGGGAATCTGTTGAATAA
- a CDS encoding SDR family NAD(P)-dependent oxidoreductase, which yields MSKNNGKVAIITGATGGIGFQVAKRLGHDGYIVVLNGIEDEEGARKVEQLIKEGIQAEYYGFDVTNEEAVTSNIQAIGEKYGKIDVLVNNAGGLGGRSRFEEMTTEFYRFVMALNLDSTFFASRAAIPFLKKGKNASIINYTSIAAWNAGGPGAGIYGTSKAGVQAITRALAKDLAEYGIRVNAVSPGTIDTPFHAQIKSTKPEVFASWKNNILLGKLGQPEEVASVVSFLASDDASFLTAETIQITGGQGLGI from the coding sequence ATGAGTAAAAATAACGGAAAAGTAGCAATCATTACAGGAGCCACTGGTGGCATAGGATTTCAAGTGGCAAAAAGATTAGGCCATGATGGATATATAGTGGTTTTAAATGGTATTGAGGATGAAGAGGGAGCAAGAAAAGTAGAACAATTGATCAAAGAAGGAATACAGGCAGAGTATTATGGTTTTGACGTAACCAATGAAGAAGCTGTAACTTCAAATATTCAGGCCATTGGAGAAAAGTACGGTAAAATAGACGTACTTGTAAATAATGCAGGGGGTTTGGGTGGCAGATCAAGATTTGAAGAAATGACCACTGAGTTTTATCGATTCGTAATGGCTTTAAACCTTGATTCGACATTTTTCGCATCAAGAGCGGCAATTCCTTTTCTGAAAAAGGGTAAAAATGCTTCAATTATTAACTATACGTCTATAGCTGCCTGGAATGCAGGTGGACCTGGTGCTGGGATCTACGGAACTTCTAAAGCAGGGGTCCAGGCTATAACAAGAGCATTGGCCAAGGATTTAGCCGAATATGGCATTCGTGTTAATGCAGTGTCACCAGGAACGATAGATACTCCATTTCATGCGCAGATTAAATCAACAAAACCGGAGGTTTTTGCTTCGTGGAAAAATAATATTTTGCTTGGAAAATTAGGACAGCCGGAAGAAGTTGCCTCAGTTGTCTCATTCCTGGCAAGTGATGATGCATCATTTCTTACAGCAGAAACCATTCAGATAACAGGAGGACAAGGCTTAGGAATTTAA
- a CDS encoding Na(+)-translocating NADH-quinone reductase subunit F has protein sequence MLLTKRLERALDKMYTAFYKGELDPEDCKHCAVGNICDNYDTWKYFTDIHGSRKLNYLGNLNEYLGRKINGYSPAELIMTEAVFLRACGYTLTRSQKLLKPAKIITNEMMFNGLCAAVDYLCRLDGVENVMDQYKELDFTMDKNPYNSKARLLI, from the coding sequence ATGCTATTGACGAAAAGATTAGAGCGCGCCCTGGACAAGATGTATACAGCATTTTACAAGGGAGAACTGGACCCGGAAGACTGCAAGCATTGTGCCGTTGGGAACATATGTGACAACTACGATACCTGGAAATATTTTACCGATATTCATGGTTCCAGGAAGTTGAACTACCTGGGTAATTTAAATGAATATTTAGGTCGAAAGATCAATGGTTATTCGCCAGCTGAATTAATTATGACGGAAGCTGTTTTTCTGAGGGCCTGTGGTTACACCCTGACCAGATCACAAAAACTTTTAAAGCCGGCAAAAATCATTACAAATGAGATGATGTTCAACGGCCTGTGTGCTGCCGTTGATTACCTCTGCAGATTAGACGGAGTTGAAAATGTAATGGATCAATACAAAGAGTTAGACTTTACCATGGATAAAAATCCGTACAACTCAAAGGCTAGACTTTTGATTTGA
- a CDS encoding GDP-L-fucose synthase family protein: protein MKKGLKIYVAGHRGMVGSAVWRALEKAGYTNLIGKTSTELDLRDPKAVQAFIAKEKPRAIIDAAAKVGGILANSQDQYGFLLQNLQIQNNLIQTAHEHEVAKFIFLGSSCIYPKLAPQPLKEDYLLTGPLEPTNEGYALAKIAGIKLCQAIREQYKKDFVSLMPTNLYGPNDNFDLQSSHVLPAMIRKFHEAKLNKHAPVSLWGSGTPMREFLDVDDMAKAVLFALENKLPEHLYNVGTGTDVTIKQLAETIQKIVGHQGVIEWDSSKPDGTPRKLLDVAKLNELGWKAEVGLENGVLKTYKWFRKDNLGV, encoded by the coding sequence ATGAAAAAAGGCTTAAAAATTTATGTTGCCGGCCATAGAGGTATGGTAGGCTCAGCGGTATGGCGCGCTTTAGAAAAAGCCGGCTATACCAACCTGATCGGTAAAACAAGTACTGAACTTGACCTCCGTGACCCAAAGGCCGTGCAGGCTTTTATCGCCAAAGAAAAACCGCGGGCCATCATTGATGCCGCGGCCAAGGTTGGCGGTATTCTGGCCAACAGCCAGGACCAATACGGGTTTTTACTTCAAAACCTGCAGATACAGAACAACCTGATCCAGACAGCTCATGAGCATGAGGTTGCCAAATTTATCTTCCTGGGCAGTTCCTGCATTTATCCCAAATTAGCTCCACAACCCCTTAAAGAAGACTACTTGTTGACCGGCCCATTAGAGCCTACCAACGAGGGCTATGCTTTGGCCAAAATTGCAGGTATCAAATTGTGTCAGGCTATCAGGGAACAGTATAAAAAAGATTTTGTAAGCCTGATGCCCACCAATTTATATGGGCCTAATGATAATTTTGACCTGCAATCATCGCATGTATTACCAGCCATGATCAGAAAGTTTCATGAGGCTAAACTAAACAAACATGCTCCTGTAAGCCTTTGGGGTTCAGGCACACCCATGCGTGAATTTTTAGACGTAGACGATATGGCCAAGGCCGTGCTTTTTGCCTTAGAAAATAAACTACCCGAGCATTTATATAATGTAGGTACGGGTACTGATGTAACGATTAAACAACTCGCTGAGACCATTCAAAAAATTGTGGGTCATCAAGGCGTAATTGAGTGGGATAGTTCTAAGCCTGACGGGACGCCAAGGAAGTTATTGGATGTTGCTAAGTTGAATGAGTTGGGGTGGAAGGCTGAGGTTGGATTGGAAAATGGTGTATTAAAGACATATAAGTGGTTTCGTAAGGATAATTTAGGAGTCTAA
- a CDS encoding GxxExxY protein has translation MESKLIFEEESYKILGVCIAVHKKMGSGFEREVYEEVLQKEFVKHGIPFEKQKKLSLYYEGDPLRKYFTADFVCYGAIILDIRSMNFIHQNTKQQVVNYLKATNFQLGFLINFGESSLKWKRVIHTVEA, from the coding sequence ATGGAAAGTAAACTCATATTTGAAGAAGAAAGTTATAAGATCCTGGGCGTTTGTATCGCCGTCCATAAAAAGATGGGCTCGGGTTTTGAACGGGAGGTATATGAAGAGGTCTTGCAAAAAGAGTTTGTAAAACATGGCATCCCTTTTGAAAAACAAAAAAAGTTATCCCTTTATTACGAGGGAGATCCTTTACGAAAATATTTTACCGCTGATTTTGTGTGTTATGGTGCCATCATCCTTGACATCCGATCAATGAATTTTATTCATCAAAATACCAAGCAGCAGGTGGTCAATTATTTAAAGGCCACCAATTTTCAGCTGGGTTTCCTCATCAATTTTGGAGAATCCAGTTTAAAGTGGAAACGGGTCATTCATACCGTTGAAGCTTGA
- the mscL gene encoding large conductance mechanosensitive channel protein MscL — MKLFKEFKDFAVKGNMMDMAIGIIIGAAFNKVIDVLVKQVMLPPLSLLSGNMDIQDMRIVLKNAIVAEDGTVTKEEVAIGYGALIEAAVDFFIIGFTIFVVVKFMNRLIKKAEDTKDKTVTTPKNIELLSKLSDLMEEQNELLKSKV, encoded by the coding sequence ATGAAGCTTTTTAAAGAATTTAAGGATTTCGCGGTGAAGGGTAATATGATGGATATGGCCATTGGTATCATCATTGGGGCCGCGTTTAACAAAGTAATTGATGTTTTGGTGAAGCAGGTTATGTTGCCTCCTTTATCTCTTTTATCGGGGAACATGGATATTCAGGACATGCGTATTGTTTTGAAGAATGCCATTGTTGCAGAAGACGGTACGGTTACAAAAGAAGAAGTAGCCATAGGTTACGGGGCGCTGATCGAGGCAGCCGTGGATTTTTTCATTATCGGGTTTACCATTTTCGTGGTTGTCAAATTTATGAACCGACTCATTAAAAAAGCAGAAGACACCAAAGATAAAACGGTGACGACTCCTAAAAATATTGAGTTGCTGAGTAAATTGAGTGACCTGATGGAAGAGCAGAATGAATTGCTCAAATCAAAAGTCTAG
- a CDS encoding bifunctional 4-hydroxy-2-oxoglutarate aldolase/2-dehydro-3-deoxy-phosphogluconate aldolase — protein sequence MAQYSRLEVAKVMEQTGLVPLFYHPDIEISKQVLKACYDGGARLLEFTARGDFAHEVFGELVKYASRELPGMILGVGSVTDAAAASRFMSLGANFIVTPVLREDIALVCNRRKVLWSPGCGTLTEITKAEELGCEIVKLFPGGVYGPEFVKAVKGPQPWTSIMPTGGVSPNEKNLGAWFKAGVTCVGMGSQLIKKNGKGIYDLAEISRLVTLSLAIIKRTKKA from the coding sequence ATGGCACAATATTCAAGATTAGAAGTAGCTAAAGTAATGGAACAAACAGGTTTGGTGCCTTTGTTTTACCATCCTGATATTGAAATCAGTAAGCAAGTGTTAAAGGCCTGCTATGATGGCGGTGCGAGATTGCTGGAATTTACGGCCCGGGGGGATTTTGCGCACGAGGTTTTTGGAGAACTGGTCAAATATGCGAGCCGGGAATTACCGGGAATGATCTTAGGTGTAGGCTCCGTAACTGATGCCGCCGCCGCTTCTCGATTTATGTCTTTGGGGGCCAATTTTATTGTTACGCCTGTGTTGCGCGAAGATATAGCACTTGTATGTAACCGTAGAAAGGTTCTGTGGTCACCCGGATGCGGTACCCTGACCGAAATAACCAAGGCTGAAGAACTGGGTTGTGAGATCGTTAAGCTTTTCCCGGGAGGTGTTTACGGGCCCGAATTTGTAAAAGCGGTTAAAGGGCCTCAGCCCTGGACAAGCATCATGCCAACAGGAGGGGTCTCTCCCAATGAAAAGAATCTTGGTGCATGGTTCAAAGCCGGGGTTACCTGTGTGGGTATGGGTTCTCAATTGATCAAGAAGAATGGTAAAGGCATCTATGACTTAGCTGAGATAAGCCGATTGGTAACACTTTCGCTGGCCATCATTAAAAGAACAAAAAAAGCTTAG
- a CDS encoding sugar kinase: protein MKKVVTFGEIMLRLAPPGFLRFSQASQFDVVYGGGESNVAVSLANYGVPVDFVTRLPDNDIGQCAMMEMRKRGVGIDKIIYGGDRLGIYFLETGAVSRGSKVVYDRAHSAMSEIKAGMIDWKEAFKDVSWFHWTGITPAISQGAADACLEAVKEASDMGITISTDLNYRAKLWKYGGDREVIMTELTSYCDIILGNEEDAEKHFNIKPEGLDITKQGHDVKAEAFLSVCEQMMEKFPKAKKVITTLRGSISASHNTWAGVLYDGSKMYQTRQYQITDIVDRVGGGDSFMGGLIYGLLKYPEDDQNALDFAVAASCLKHTIKGDANLVTVQEVEKLMGGDASGRVAR, encoded by the coding sequence ATGAAAAAAGTAGTGACTTTTGGAGAGATCATGCTAAGACTGGCACCTCCGGGATTTTTAAGATTTTCACAGGCCAGCCAATTTGATGTGGTCTACGGTGGAGGTGAATCAAACGTAGCCGTTTCTTTGGCCAATTACGGGGTTCCCGTAGATTTTGTAACCCGTTTGCCGGATAACGATATTGGCCAGTGTGCCATGATGGAAATGCGTAAAAGGGGGGTAGGTATTGACAAGATCATTTATGGTGGAGATCGGCTGGGGATTTATTTTTTGGAAACAGGTGCGGTGTCCAGAGGTTCCAAGGTGGTTTATGACAGGGCCCATTCGGCAATGAGCGAGATAAAGGCCGGGATGATTGATTGGAAGGAAGCCTTCAAAGATGTTTCCTGGTTTCACTGGACCGGGATAACACCCGCTATTTCGCAAGGGGCGGCAGATGCCTGCCTGGAGGCAGTAAAGGAGGCGAGCGACATGGGAATTACCATTTCAACAGATTTAAACTACCGCGCAAAACTCTGGAAATATGGTGGAGACCGTGAGGTAATCATGACGGAACTGACTTCTTACTGTGACATTATTTTGGGTAACGAAGAGGATGCCGAAAAGCATTTTAATATCAAACCTGAAGGATTAGATATTACCAAACAAGGTCATGATGTTAAGGCGGAAGCCTTCTTATCGGTTTGTGAGCAAATGATGGAAAAATTTCCAAAAGCTAAAAAAGTAATTACTACCTTACGTGGATCTATTTCAGCTTCACACAATACATGGGCAGGTGTTTTATATGACGGTTCCAAAATGTATCAGACCAGACAGTATCAGATCACGGATATTGTTGATCGTGTTGGAGGAGGTGATTCATTTATGGGAGGGTTGATTTACGGGCTCTTAAAATATCCTGAGGATGATCAAAATGCACTTGATTTTGCAGTGGCGGCTTCCTGTTTAAAACATACAATTAAGGGCGATGCAAACTTAGTAACCGTTCAGGAAGTAGAGAAATTAATGGGAGGTGATGCTTCCGGCCGCGTAGCACGTTAA
- a CDS encoding lipopolysaccharide biosynthesis protein — protein sequence MKIYIQNFFKGNERSVKAKKNIIYSLFIKGISIAVGLAFVPLILNYLDAERYGIWLTLTSIIAWFSFFDIGLGNGLRNNLTEAIAKNDHKLAKTYVSTTYAILGVVLFVIIILFLIVNPLLNWQNLLNTTVVETNELAIVALIVFVFFILKFFFSLIGTILNADQRPAISNLFGPLSNLLSLIIIYILTKITKGSLINLATVLSVVPVIVLLIATFAFFIKDYRIYAPSIKNVDISKSKDLLGLGFKFFYFQISSVVFFSTTNFLIAQFSNQETVAAYNIAFKYLFMVNMIFGIILTPFWSAVTDAYVREDFIWLKNSLRKLNILSGVMVIGLVLALIISPYIYQLWIGEKLTIPFSLSLIITLYLIQQLIIAPFSTFINGLGKLKLGIFLISIKLFLFFPLAYFLGTYYGEIGIVMSMLLIQIPSLIQEPIQVFKIINNSANGMWNK from the coding sequence GTGAAAATCTACATACAAAACTTTTTTAAAGGGAACGAACGTTCTGTAAAAGCCAAAAAAAATATTATTTATTCTTTATTTATTAAAGGAATAAGTATAGCTGTTGGCCTCGCCTTTGTACCTTTAATTCTTAACTATTTAGACGCAGAAAGATATGGTATATGGTTAACATTAACTTCAATAATTGCATGGTTTTCTTTTTTTGACATTGGCCTAGGTAACGGTTTACGAAATAATCTTACCGAAGCTATTGCTAAGAATGATCATAAACTTGCAAAAACATACGTAAGTACAACTTATGCAATTTTAGGTGTTGTCCTTTTTGTTATTATTATTTTATTTTTAATAGTAAACCCTTTATTAAATTGGCAAAATTTACTAAATACTACAGTTGTTGAAACAAATGAACTAGCTATTGTAGCATTAATAGTTTTTGTATTCTTTATATTGAAATTTTTCTTTAGTTTAATTGGTACAATATTAAATGCAGACCAACGCCCTGCTATTAGTAATCTTTTTGGACCTTTGAGTAATTTGTTATCTCTAATAATTATCTATATCCTTACAAAAATAACAAAAGGGTCATTAATTAATCTAGCTACTGTTTTAAGTGTTGTACCAGTAATAGTTCTTTTAATAGCAACTTTCGCCTTTTTTATAAAAGATTATAGAATTTATGCACCTTCCATTAAAAATGTTGATATATCTAAATCTAAAGATTTATTGGGCTTAGGATTTAAATTTTTTTATTTTCAAATTTCATCAGTAGTTTTTTTTTCTACTACTAATTTTCTAATTGCTCAATTTTCTAATCAGGAAACTGTTGCCGCATATAATATTGCTTTTAAATATTTATTTATGGTGAATATGATCTTTGGAATTATTCTAACTCCGTTTTGGTCTGCAGTAACCGATGCTTATGTAAGAGAAGATTTTATTTGGCTTAAAAACAGTTTAAGAAAATTAAATATATTATCTGGTGTAATGGTTATTGGTTTAGTTTTAGCCCTTATAATTAGCCCTTATATTTATCAATTATGGATAGGTGAAAAACTAACAATTCCATTTTCCTTAAGTTTAATAATTACATTATATTTAATTCAACAACTTATAATTGCTCCATTCTCAACCTTTATAAATGGTTTAGGCAAGCTTAAACTTGGAATATTTCTAATTTCAATTAAGCTATTTTTATTCTTTCCATTGGCATATTTTTTAGGCACTTACTATGGTGAGATTGGAATTGTCATGTCTATGCTCCTAATTCAAATACCATCACTAATTCAGGAACCTATTCAAGTTTTTAAAATTATTAATAATAGCGCAAATGGTATGTGGAACAAATAA
- a CDS encoding HD domain-containing protein codes for MKLQDLYQKAINFAGEKHRDQKMPGNQASYLVHLSNVAMEVLLASRHQEGFNTKLAVQVAILHDTMEDTDTSFEELKTHFGIEVADAVKALSKNEQLETEQQIPDSLARIRLQPKEIWAVKLADRISNMQEPPENWDKNKRIAYQLAARMILMHLKGGNDYLEKRLEEKILAYDQYIN; via the coding sequence ATGAAACTGCAAGACCTGTATCAAAAGGCCATCAATTTTGCCGGGGAGAAACACAGAGATCAAAAAATGCCAGGAAATCAGGCCAGTTATCTGGTTCATCTTTCCAATGTAGCTATGGAAGTGCTTTTGGCAAGCCGGCATCAGGAAGGCTTCAATACTAAGCTTGCTGTTCAGGTGGCTATTTTGCATGATACAATGGAGGATACCGATACCAGCTTTGAAGAGCTGAAAACTCACTTTGGCATTGAGGTAGCGGATGCCGTAAAGGCCTTGTCAAAAAATGAACAGCTGGAAACCGAACAACAGATACCAGACAGTCTTGCCCGCATCCGCCTGCAGCCCAAAGAGATATGGGCCGTAAAACTGGCTGACCGCATTTCAAACATGCAGGAGCCACCTGAAAACTGGGACAAAAACAAACGTATCGCCTACCAACTGGCAGCCCGAATGATATTGATGCACTTAAAAGGTGGCAATGACTATCTCGAAAAAAGGCTGGAAGAAAAAATTCTGGCTTATGATCAGTATATCAATTGA